TTTTGGGGACAATATTTGTATTATTTTGTAGCAATGATCGCTTTCTTGTACAGTGTTACCTTGTTTAATGCAACAATAAGCGTATTAGTACGAGATTATTATATTATGTTACAATCTGTTATGCGTGTCCTTTTCTACATGTCTGGAATTGTCTGGAACCTAGAGACGATGTTGCCACAGTGGTTGGTTGATTTACTAAAATTAAATCCAATCTACTATGTTGTTAATGGATTTAGAGAAACATTTTTGATGAACCGTGGATTTTGGGAATCTCCATCATACACGATGTACTTCTGGTTAATTACATTGACATTACTATTTATCGGCGCGACACTACACATGAAATTCCGCGAACGCTTCGTGGATTATTTATAGGAGGTTAGACAGATGGATAAAAAAATTAAAGTTGCATTTAAACATGTGTCGAAAGAATATGACCTCTATCAAAATAAATCAGATAAGATTAAAGGCTTGTTCATGCCGAAAAGTCAAAAAATGCAATCCTTTTGGGCTTTACGAGACGTATCTTTTGATATTCATGATGGTGAAACAGTAGGACTTATTGGGATCAATGGTTCAGGTAAGTCAACTATATCGAGTATCATGTCAGGTGTTATTCCTCCGACACAAGGAGAAGTCATTATCAACGGAGAAACTTCTTTAATTGCTATTGCAGTAGGGCTTAAAGGTCCGCTGACAGGTTACGAAAATATTCGTTTAAAATTACTTATGCACGGAATGAAAAGTTCTCAAATTAACAAGTTGATGCCAAGTATTATCGAATTCGCTGATATAGGTGATTTTATTAATCAACCAATTAAAAACTATTCAAGCGGGATGCGTTCTCGTTTAGGTTTTGCGATTTCGGTGCATACCAATCCTGATATTTTAGTTATTGATGAAGCCTTATCAGTAGGTGACCAGACTTTTTATGAGAAATGCGTAAATAAAATAAATGAATTTAAAGCTCGTGGAAAAACTATCGTATTTGTAAGTCACTCACTTGGTCAAATGAAAAGTTTGTGTGATAGAATCATCTGGATGCATCACGGTGAAATACGTGAAATGGGCGAGGCGAAGGAGGTTGCCCAAAAATATGATGAATTTGTAAAATGGTTTAATAAACAACCAAATGATTACAAGAAAAAATATCAAAAAGAACATAAAGAGCATCAAAAAGCTCCTCAGAAAAAGATTTATCCTAATCCAAATGCAGATAAATATCGCTTAACACTATTTGATAAATGTTTCTTAACAGTGTTAATCCTGCTTACTGTATTGTTTGCTTCACTCGTTGCAACTGGTAAATCTTTTAAAGGATTGATTAGTGAAGGATCATCACATCAAGAAGAACAAGTAGTTCAGGTTGATAACAAGCATATTGAGTCCAAATTTTAAAAAATCCCCGCTTACTAATATAGTAAGCGGGGATTTTTTATTAATTATCTAACTTTCTTTTTTCACGTTCAGTAATATAAATCATTTCACGCATGAAATCTTTGTAGTAACCAGATTCATAGTGAGAGAATGAATGGCCAAATGGATAATAGTAATCTCCAATATAAGGTTTTTTAGTAAAGTCGATCACTTGAGCAGTAGGGACTTTAGATAGGAAATAATTATTTAGTCGATCCCAGAAATAATTATTACGCTCAATACGCATTTTAATTTTATATTCTTGAACCGCGCCATTCTTATCATAATACTTCGTTGTAAAGCCACCTTTGTTTAAAATGATTCTTTCGGCTGGCATTACAGTTAATAATTTTTCGATAAATTTATCTGCATAGCTTGTCCACTCTTGGAAAAAGGCATCGTTATTAGAATGATCAAGTAGACGTTTGATTGGTAAATCATTAAGGATACCTGTCTGCTCACTTATATAGGATAAGCTAAGGATTTCCCCACTTTCCAACCAAATTGGACCACGTAAAACATCAGCATATAAATCTAATAGTAGATAATCAGAGTTGGAATTCTCTAGTTTTTCAAAGAAGCCTTTATCAAAATCTGCTTGAAGCGTTCTTCGCTCATTATCAGTCATATTACCATAGTCATCA
The sequence above is drawn from the Listeria monocytogenes genome and encodes:
- a CDS encoding ABC transporter ATP-binding protein; amino-acid sequence: MDKKIKVAFKHVSKEYDLYQNKSDKIKGLFMPKSQKMQSFWALRDVSFDIHDGETVGLIGINGSGKSTISSIMSGVIPPTQGEVIINGETSLIAIAVGLKGPLTGYENIRLKLLMHGMKSSQINKLMPSIIEFADIGDFINQPIKNYSSGMRSRLGFAISVHTNPDILVIDEALSVGDQTFYEKCVNKINEFKARGKTIVFVSHSLGQMKSLCDRIIWMHHGEIREMGEAKEVAQKYDEFVKWFNKQPNDYKKKYQKEHKEHQKAPQKKIYPNPNADKYRLTLFDKCFLTVLILLTVLFASLVATGKSFKGLISEGSSHQEEQVVQVDNKHIESKF